AAATGGGCACCCTCAATGTGGTTAAAAGTATGAGCTTTATATTACATTCGACTTAATTATCATGTGCTAATGTTGGACAACAACTGCTATATATGCACTTCACACTTGGCCTCAAACTAATGCTCAGTATCCTGCGaattgcggtggcggcggagattggTATTTTGATGTATATATTGGCGGGAGGATAACCGCTTCATGAgttggcggtggcgccgccggaggaggagatgctatgggcggcggtggtgaatGTGCCAGCTTCTCCGACGAGGCTGGCCATCCACAAGGCTTGGTCATGGCGCAATCAACCGGATGGCTCACGACCGGGGCACACTCGCCGGAGCTCTTCTGCATGGGCCTCGTGTCGCCCATGCAGTTCGCTTCGTCCTCGAATGACTTGTCGCGTTTCGCGGCTAGCAAGGCGTTGCACCCGGCGTCTTCCCCGGCGAGGAAGTTGTGCGAGACCGACAGGTTCGTCAACGCCGGGAGCTCGCAGACGGAGCCTGGCACGATCCCGGTGAACGTGTTGTGCGACAGGTCGAGCTGCTCGACCTTGGCCAGGCCGTCGAGCGTCGTCGGGATCGAGCCGGCAAGCAGGTTGTGGCTGACGTCGAACACCGTCGCGTTGGCGAGGAGCCCCGACTCCACGGGCAGGCAGCCGGTGAGGCTGTTGTTGATGAAGACGAACTGGTCGAGCGTCGCGGCAGCCTGGCCGATGGTGGCCGGGATGCAGCCGCCGAGGTCGTTGTTGGCGAGGACGATCACCGACGCCGTCGACCTGCCGATGGTGTCCGGGATGCCGGACGTGAAGCGGTTGTTGTTGAGGAAGATGGCGTCGTAGGGCTTGAGGAAGAGCTCCGGCGGGATGGGGCCCTCGAAGCCGTTGAACCGGATGTCGAGGTAGCTGAGCCTGGGCACGCGGAGCACCGCGTCGGGGAAGGGCCCGACGAGGCGGTTGTTGCTGACGTCGAGCTCGTAGAGCTGCGCCATGTCCTTGACCTCCTCCGGGATGACGCCGCAGAAGCGGTTGgagttgaggtggagcacggcGAGGTCGGACAGGAGGCCGATCTCCCTGGGCAGGTAGCccgcgacgtcggcggcgttCATGTCGAGCGCCGCGACGGTGCTCGCCGAGCTGTTGTCCAGCGACGGGACGCAGCGCACGCCGTTGTAGGAGCACACGTCGGGGCCGGCCCAGTTGCCGGTGAAGTTGCCCGGGTCGGAGTAGAGCGCCTCTCGGAGCGCGCGCAGCGCCCTgtgcgccgcggcgaggcgcgggTTGCTGACCTTCACCTTGATGTCGATGCCGATGTGGACGTGGTCGCCGTGGCGCTCCAAGTTGGCGAGCTGACGCCGCGTGATGGCCGCCACCTCGTGGCTGGTCAGAGCGAGGCACGGCGAGGAAACGAGGGTGGAGAAGAACAgcaccgcgacgacgacggcggcggctgcggcgacaGGGAATGCTGCTGGGAGGATGcccatggtggtggtgatcgGGAACGTCTCATCAGCCTTGGCCGAAGCCAATGGCTGGTGGTGGTAAAGacaggaggatggagagagagatcgcAAGCAGCGAAACGTTAGGAGAAGATGCATGGGTGGTCGGATGGTTAAGAGGATCTAGAGGAGTGGATCGATTGGTCTGTGCATGCACGTACGTTGTTAGTCATGGAATGGAACGGCATTGTGGTGGCGTTCGCCAAATACGGTAAAATTCGTTCATGTCTTCGGTTAGGTTGCTACTGATCTCCGCGGTCCTCCGTTCCATAgggtaagatgtttaactttttttgtttgtgatgtttgattatttgtcttattcaaaaattataaaaatatcatttatttagtttgtgacttactttattatcaaaataactttaaacatgacttgtcatttttatatttgtaaaaaaaatttaataagacgatggtcaaacgttacaaccaaaaaaagtcaaacatcttgtattataaaacggaggtagtagttgtTTTGGTCGTCAAAAGTGTCATGTAAGTCTTAACCTTTTGGGCATATTTGGCTCGTAGGAAAAACATACGATTTGAATTTCTAAGGAATGATTCATATAAAAGTCATTCAGTTGGTAGGTACGAAGCATATaaaaggagtttttttttccttttttataagTTGGAGAGAAAACAGTTAAAATTTTCCTTCCACTCATGGCTTATTTGGAACTTAATATAGGGAAAAATACGGGattgagaaaaaacaaaggaatagTATGTGATTTCATATGCAGAACAGATGATTGAAAAACTTGGGAATTCGATGGTTTGTTATGTTCAGAACACAGGAATACATACACGTACCACAGGAATTTCAAGATCAACAAAAATACCATAGATATTAGTCTAAGTAagcaatttatattaatttctaCTATAAAAAATGTTCATGTGTTGCAacggaaaaaaattgaactaaaaatagaagaatcatccaaaatataagtttcaGCTTCAAGCAACTTAAAATTAGTCCAATATTATGGCTTTATAACCCATGCATTACAATATGAAAAAGTTTAAACTGAAGAAACAATTTTATGAGTGACCAAATGTAATTTTATTAACTTTTAGCAAAGTAAAATTGTAAAGAAAGCATACAAACAAATTTCTGCAGATTGAACTGATTAAAAacgtatttttattaaaatttaattggcCCGAGGATTTGTGCTGAAATATACTCCTTTCATTCTAGTAAAATATACTCATGTCATTCTAGCCATTTCTAGCATGCAAAGTATATCCCAAACTATAACAGCAACTTTTAAACGTATTTTTTCTACCGATCACAAACTATCATCAC
This is a stretch of genomic DNA from Oryza brachyantha chromosome 1, ObraRS2, whole genome shotgun sequence. It encodes these proteins:
- the LOC102699644 gene encoding pollen-specific leucine-rich repeat extensin-like protein 4, encoding MGILPAAFPVAAAAAVVVAVLFFSTLVSSPCLALTSHEVAAITRRQLANLERHGDHVHIGIDIKVKVSNPRLAAAHRALRALREALYSDPGNFTGNWAGPDVCSYNGVRCVPSLDNSSASTVAALDMNAADVAGYLPREIGLLSDLAVLHLNSNRFCGVIPEEVKDMAQLYELDVSNNRLVGPFPDAVLRVPRLSYLDIRFNGFEGPIPPELFLKPYDAIFLNNNRFTSGIPDTIGRSTASVIVLANNDLGGCIPATIGQAAATLDQFVFINNSLTGCLPVESGLLANATVFDVSHNLLAGSIPTTLDGLAKVEQLDLSHNTFTGIVPGSVCELPALTNLSVSHNFLAGEDAGCNALLAAKRDKSFEDEANCMGDTRPMQKSSGECAPVVSHPVDCAMTKPCGWPASSEKLAHSPPPPIASPPPAAPPPTHEAVILPPIYTSKYQSPPPPQFAGY